The following are encoded together in the Paludisphaera mucosa genome:
- the tssB gene encoding type VI secretion system contractile sheath small subunit has protein sequence MPRDESLQHKLDRVRPPRVQITYDVEIGGAQVKKELPFVLGVLADLAGHPDPDAPPLPELKDEKRKFVEINRDSFDRVMKGIKPRLALRVDNAIQGDGTKLGVELKFDSIEDFEPVRVVEQVEPLRKLLEARRKLAELKSKVVTNDRLESLLQRIIHDADQLSRLSRETGGDAPAASQEETRS, from the coding sequence ATGCCGCGCGATGAGAGTCTGCAGCACAAGCTCGACCGGGTCCGCCCGCCCCGGGTGCAGATCACCTATGACGTCGAGATCGGCGGCGCCCAGGTCAAGAAGGAGCTCCCCTTCGTCCTGGGGGTTCTCGCCGACCTCGCGGGGCATCCCGACCCGGACGCGCCGCCGCTCCCCGAGCTGAAGGACGAGAAGCGCAAGTTCGTGGAGATCAACCGGGACAGCTTCGACCGGGTGATGAAGGGGATCAAGCCCCGGCTCGCACTCCGCGTCGACAATGCGATCCAGGGCGACGGCACCAAGCTCGGGGTCGAGCTCAAGTTCGACTCGATCGAGGACTTCGAGCCGGTCCGGGTGGTCGAGCAGGTGGAGCCCCTCCGCAAGCTGTTGGAGGCCCGCCGCAAGCTCGCCGAGCTGAAGTCGAAGGTCGTCACCAACGACCGCCTCGAATCCCTGCTCCAGCGGATCATCCACGACGCCGACCAGCTCTCGCGGCTCAGCCGCGAGACCGGCGGCGACGCCCCGGCCGCCAGCCAAGAGGAGACCCGCTCATGA
- the tssC gene encoding type VI secretion system contractile sheath large subunit: protein MSAAEERKAAPAAAPEAAAVEPKGDANLLDEILKANRVGEGEPELRKYHSDLVGEFVESIMAGEMKVSADTERMINDRIAEIDALLSDQLNVIMHDPEFQKLEGSWRGLHYLVKESETSPMLQIRVLNTSKKELLRDLERAKEFDQSALFKKIYSSEYDVYGGTPYGALIGDFEFGKHPQDLALLKRVSQVAAASHAPFLSAAAPQMFGWESYEELPHTRDLAEIFRSREYDKWKSFRESEDSRYVGLCLPRTLIRAPYGQANVPVEEFNYEEDVDGRSHEKYLWANAAYAMGARMTDAYAKYGWCAWIRGVENGGLVQGLPLHSFTTDDGEIANKCPTEIQIGDRREKELADLGFIALAHCKNTDYAAFFSAQSCQKPFEYDTDAATANARLSTQLPYILMTSRFAHYLKSIARDKIGSFMSRKDCELWLNTWITNYVSPDETASENTKREKPLFDAKINVEDDPRRPGCYRAIALLRPHYQLDELTVSMRLVSELPAGASK, encoded by the coding sequence ATGAGCGCCGCCGAAGAACGCAAGGCCGCCCCCGCCGCGGCCCCCGAGGCCGCCGCCGTCGAGCCCAAGGGGGACGCCAACCTGCTCGACGAGATCCTCAAGGCCAACCGGGTCGGCGAGGGCGAGCCCGAGCTGCGCAAGTACCACTCGGACCTCGTCGGCGAGTTCGTCGAGAGCATCATGGCCGGCGAGATGAAGGTCTCCGCCGACACCGAGCGGATGATCAACGACCGCATCGCCGAGATCGACGCCCTGCTGAGCGACCAGCTCAACGTGATCATGCACGACCCCGAGTTCCAGAAGCTCGAGGGCTCGTGGCGGGGGCTCCACTACCTGGTGAAGGAGTCCGAGACCAGCCCGATGCTCCAGATCCGGGTGCTCAACACCTCCAAGAAGGAGCTGCTGCGCGACCTGGAGCGGGCCAAGGAGTTCGACCAGAGCGCCCTGTTCAAGAAGATCTACTCGTCCGAATACGACGTCTACGGCGGGACCCCCTACGGGGCCCTGATCGGCGACTTCGAGTTCGGCAAGCACCCGCAGGACCTGGCCCTGCTGAAGCGGGTCTCGCAGGTCGCGGCGGCCTCGCACGCCCCCTTCCTGTCGGCGGCGGCGCCGCAGATGTTCGGCTGGGAGAGCTACGAGGAGCTGCCCCACACCCGCGACCTCGCCGAGATCTTCCGGTCCCGCGAGTACGACAAGTGGAAGTCGTTCCGCGAGAGCGAGGACTCCCGCTACGTCGGCCTCTGCCTCCCCCGCACGCTGATCCGGGCCCCCTACGGCCAGGCCAACGTGCCGGTCGAGGAGTTCAACTACGAGGAGGACGTCGACGGCCGCTCGCACGAGAAGTACCTGTGGGCCAACGCCGCCTACGCGATGGGCGCCCGAATGACCGACGCCTACGCCAAATACGGCTGGTGCGCCTGGATCCGGGGCGTGGAGAACGGCGGCCTCGTCCAGGGCCTGCCCCTCCACAGCTTCACCACCGACGACGGCGAGATCGCCAACAAGTGCCCGACCGAGATCCAGATCGGCGACCGCCGCGAGAAGGAGCTGGCCGACCTGGGGTTCATCGCCCTGGCGCACTGCAAGAACACGGACTACGCCGCGTTCTTCTCGGCCCAGTCCTGCCAGAAGCCGTTCGAGTACGACACCGACGCCGCCACGGCCAACGCCCGGCTGTCGACGCAGCTGCCGTACATCCTGATGACGTCCCGGTTCGCCCACTACCTCAAGTCCATCGCCCGCGACAAGATCGGCTCGTTCATGAGCCGCAAGGACTGCGAGCTGTGGCTGAACACGTGGATCACCAACTACGTCTCGCCGGACGAGACGGCGTCCGAGAACACCAAGCGCGAGAAGCCCCTCTTCGACGCCAAGATCAACGTCGAGGACGACCCCCGCCGGCCCGGCTGCTATCGCGCCATCGCCTTGCTCCGGCCGCACTACCAGCTCGACGAGCTGACCGTCTCGATGCGGCTGGTCTCCGAGCTGCCGGCCGGGGCCTCGAAGTGA
- a CDS encoding Hcp family type VI secretion system effector, which produces MAVVDYFLKIDGVDGESTDSKHKASIDVESWSWGETNSGDAATRGGMGAGKVAMQDFHFVMRVNKATPKLFEKCATGEHIKKAVLTCRKAGKDQQEYLKVTLEDLIVSSYQTGGSGHGEVVPVDQVSLNFSKIEFEYKEQKSDGSLGGSVKAGYDLKANKKV; this is translated from the coding sequence ATGGCAGTGGTCGACTATTTCTTGAAGATCGACGGCGTCGACGGCGAATCGACCGACTCCAAGCACAAGGCTTCGATCGACGTCGAGTCCTGGAGCTGGGGCGAGACCAACAGCGGCGACGCCGCGACCCGCGGCGGCATGGGGGCCGGCAAGGTCGCCATGCAGGACTTCCACTTCGTCATGAGGGTGAACAAGGCCACCCCCAAGCTGTTCGAGAAGTGCGCCACCGGCGAGCACATCAAGAAGGCCGTGCTCACGTGCCGCAAGGCGGGCAAGGACCAGCAGGAGTACCTGAAGGTCACGCTGGAAGACCTGATCGTCTCCAGCTACCAGACCGGCGGCTCGGGCCACGGCGAGGTCGTCCCCGTCGACCAGGTCAGCCTGAACTTCTCGAAGATCGAGTTCGAGTACAAGGAACAGAAGTCCGACGGCTCGCTGGGCGGCTCCGTCAAGGCCGGCTACGACCTCAAGGCCAACAAGAAGGTCTGA
- the tssE gene encoding type VI secretion system baseplate subunit TssE: protein MAKIPAAPRFPHSLWDRLTNPDLLVGESSDATATSRLDRLRREVLAHVEWILNARCCVGAAIEGSEILRSSLVGYGLPDISGLRTGDPRDRGQLERMIEDVIRRFEPRLKDVRVEFNAAARDAASTTLNYRVSAVIKVKPIAQPILFDTVLELGGRAFQVRGPG, encoded by the coding sequence ATGGCCAAGATCCCGGCCGCGCCGCGGTTCCCGCATTCGCTGTGGGACCGCCTCACCAATCCCGACCTGCTGGTCGGCGAGTCGTCCGACGCGACGGCGACGTCGCGGCTGGACCGGCTCCGGCGCGAGGTGCTCGCCCACGTCGAGTGGATCCTCAACGCGCGATGCTGCGTCGGCGCGGCGATCGAGGGGTCCGAGATCCTCCGCTCCTCGCTGGTCGGCTACGGGCTGCCCGACATCTCGGGCCTCCGCACCGGCGACCCCCGCGACCGCGGCCAGCTCGAACGGATGATCGAGGACGTCATCCGCCGGTTCGAGCCCCGGCTCAAGGACGTCCGCGTCGAGTTCAACGCCGCCGCCCGCGACGCGGCGAGCACGACCCTGAACTACCGGGTGTCGGCCGTGATCAAGGTCAAGCCGATCGCCCAGCCCATCCTGTTCGACACGGTCCTGGAGCTGGGCGGCCGGGCGTTCCAGGTCCGCGGCCCCGGTTGA
- the tssF gene encoding type VI secretion system baseplate subunit TssF has product MKVTDELLDYYSRELVYLRDMGDHFARAQPAVAGLLALSAGRCEDPHVERLMQAFALLTARIRKKLDDRFPEITNALLEVAYPHALRPLPSATVVQFEGGGDAAGAAEGRTVPRGTALTAAVEIDGVRCRFRTSHPVALWPVTVEAAVLSPDRVVQAGKPAGAVGLLRLTLRCQASGGWAEVKGLESLRFYLDGGEPVASVLYECLFDRLCEVWITGSAEGRGPFRRVLPRSAVKPVGFGADESLYPDPGRSFPGYRLLQEFFAFPQKFQFFDLFLNEAYEGTHPPLGREKLGPTIEVHFWLDAAPRSDLAVRPTNFRLGCTPAVNLFRWVPEPTPLTQLQTEYRILPSVEHPTGFEVFSVDRVVSSGSFLEGSYDFQPFYAMRHGTREADREAFWLASRQPSPIDGGTELFLSFVDSRFDPLLPAVEKITAHLTCTNRNLPARLPFGGDQGFLEAETETAAGRARLLMQPTEPLRPPVGRSVQWRLISQLALNHLSLTPSEPGGESAGGAEALRELLALATLPSGDDRIDDANAKMIRGVLEVSHERVAARVAYPDPGDDPGGPGARRRRLMGKPLSMGLEIRLVLDDDAFPGARAFLLAAVLDRFLGGYVGINGFTRLVATTKQRRGTWRWPARSGDRMLI; this is encoded by the coding sequence TTGAAGGTCACCGACGAGCTGCTCGACTACTACAGCCGCGAGCTGGTCTACCTCCGCGACATGGGAGACCACTTCGCCCGGGCCCAGCCGGCGGTCGCCGGCCTGCTGGCGCTCTCGGCCGGTCGCTGCGAGGATCCCCACGTCGAGCGCCTCATGCAGGCGTTCGCCCTGCTCACGGCGCGGATCCGCAAGAAGCTCGACGACCGGTTCCCGGAGATCACCAACGCCCTGCTGGAGGTCGCCTACCCCCACGCCCTGCGGCCCCTGCCCTCGGCGACGGTCGTCCAGTTCGAGGGCGGAGGCGACGCGGCCGGGGCGGCCGAAGGCCGGACCGTCCCCCGCGGCACGGCGCTCACGGCCGCCGTCGAGATCGACGGGGTCCGCTGCCGGTTCCGGACCTCGCATCCCGTCGCGCTCTGGCCGGTGACGGTCGAGGCCGCCGTCCTCTCGCCCGACCGCGTGGTGCAGGCGGGGAAGCCGGCCGGGGCCGTCGGCCTGCTCAGGCTCACGCTGCGATGCCAGGCGTCGGGCGGCTGGGCCGAGGTCAAAGGGCTCGAATCCCTGCGCTTCTACCTGGACGGCGGCGAGCCGGTGGCCTCGGTCCTCTACGAATGCCTGTTCGATCGCCTTTGCGAGGTCTGGATCACGGGCTCGGCCGAGGGCCGGGGGCCGTTCCGCAGGGTGCTGCCGAGGTCGGCGGTGAAGCCCGTCGGCTTCGGGGCCGACGAATCGCTCTACCCCGATCCCGGCCGATCCTTCCCGGGATATCGGCTGCTCCAGGAGTTCTTCGCCTTCCCGCAGAAGTTCCAGTTCTTCGACCTCTTCCTGAACGAGGCGTACGAGGGAACGCACCCGCCGCTCGGGCGGGAGAAGCTGGGCCCGACGATCGAGGTCCACTTCTGGCTCGACGCCGCGCCCCGGTCCGACCTGGCGGTGCGGCCGACGAACTTCCGGCTGGGCTGCACGCCCGCCGTCAACCTCTTCCGCTGGGTCCCCGAGCCGACCCCCCTGACCCAACTCCAGACCGAATACCGGATCCTGCCGAGCGTCGAACACCCGACCGGGTTCGAGGTCTTCTCGGTCGACCGAGTCGTCAGCTCGGGCTCGTTCCTCGAAGGCTCCTACGATTTCCAGCCGTTCTACGCCATGCGGCACGGGACCCGCGAGGCCGACCGCGAGGCCTTCTGGCTCGCCAGCCGCCAGCCTTCGCCGATCGACGGCGGGACCGAGCTGTTCCTCTCGTTCGTCGACTCCCGTTTCGACCCCCTCCTGCCGGCCGTCGAGAAGATCACCGCCCACCTGACCTGCACGAACCGCAACTTGCCGGCGAGGCTCCCGTTCGGCGGCGACCAGGGTTTCCTCGAAGCCGAGACCGAGACCGCGGCGGGTCGGGCGCGACTGCTCATGCAGCCGACCGAACCCCTGCGTCCCCCAGTCGGCCGATCGGTCCAGTGGAGGCTGATCTCGCAGCTGGCGCTCAATCACCTCTCGCTGACGCCGTCGGAGCCGGGCGGCGAGTCGGCCGGCGGGGCCGAGGCGCTCCGCGAGCTGCTGGCGCTCGCCACCCTGCCGAGCGGCGACGACCGGATCGACGACGCCAACGCCAAGATGATCCGGGGCGTGCTGGAGGTCTCGCACGAGCGGGTCGCGGCGCGGGTCGCCTATCCCGACCCGGGCGACGATCCGGGGGGACCGGGGGCGCGACGGCGGCGGCTGATGGGCAAGCCCCTGTCGATGGGCCTGGAGATCCGGCTCGTCCTCGACGACGACGCGTTCCCGGGCGCGCGGGCGTTCCTGCTGGCGGCGGTCCTCGACCGGTTCCTCGGCGGCTACGTCGGGATCAACGGCTTCACGCGGCTCGTGGCGACCACCAAGCAACGGCGGGGGACCTGGCGATGGCCGGCTCGGAGCGGAGATCGGATGCTGATCTGA
- the tssG gene encoding type VI secretion system baseplate subunit TssG: MAGSERRSDADLIDRLREEPYRFDFFQAVRLLTRIADDRAPVGRDAPFGDEAVRFAQYVSLTFPASAVDRIEGLARPSTASADAGPAPPPTLTTTFFGLLGPSGVLPTIYTEELIGPQARRRGPAVEFLNLFHHRLVSLFFRAWEKYDLPSQWENGRVADDGDRAAAGADGDAFASSLFHLLGLGPESLRGRMAVGDDSLPFYTGLFAQQHRSAVMLERLLVDYFGRPFQVLSFVGRWLRLRPEERTRLGRRGSFARLGVDAVAGGKVWDVQSKFRVRVGPLSLEEFHEFLPDGPASKRLTDLVRFYDRGEMDFDVQLVLKKEDVPPCRVGSGADAARLGRSAWLKVRQFDRDAADAVLRPG; encoded by the coding sequence ATGGCCGGCTCGGAGCGGAGATCGGATGCTGATCTGATCGACCGGCTCCGCGAGGAGCCGTATCGATTCGACTTCTTCCAGGCCGTCCGCCTCCTGACGCGGATCGCCGACGACCGCGCGCCGGTCGGGCGCGACGCCCCCTTCGGCGACGAGGCCGTGCGGTTCGCCCAGTACGTCTCGCTCACGTTCCCGGCCAGCGCGGTCGACCGGATCGAGGGCCTCGCGCGGCCGTCGACAGCCTCGGCCGACGCCGGGCCCGCGCCGCCCCCGACCTTGACCACGACGTTCTTCGGCCTGCTCGGGCCGAGCGGGGTCTTGCCCACGATCTACACCGAGGAGCTGATCGGCCCCCAGGCCCGCCGCCGCGGCCCGGCGGTCGAGTTCCTCAACTTGTTCCACCACCGCCTCGTCTCGCTCTTCTTCCGGGCCTGGGAGAAGTACGACCTGCCCTCGCAATGGGAGAACGGCCGGGTGGCGGATGACGGCGACCGGGCCGCCGCCGGCGCGGACGGCGACGCCTTCGCCTCGTCGCTGTTCCACCTGCTGGGGCTCGGCCCCGAATCGCTGCGCGGCCGGATGGCGGTCGGCGACGACTCGCTCCCGTTCTACACCGGCCTCTTCGCGCAGCAGCATCGATCCGCCGTGATGCTCGAACGACTGCTGGTCGATTATTTCGGCCGGCCGTTCCAGGTCCTCTCGTTCGTCGGCCGCTGGCTGCGGCTCAGGCCCGAGGAGCGGACCCGGCTGGGCCGCCGCGGGTCGTTCGCTCGGCTGGGGGTCGACGCCGTCGCGGGGGGGAAGGTCTGGGACGTGCAGAGCAAGTTCCGCGTCCGCGTCGGGCCGCTCTCGCTGGAGGAGTTCCACGAGTTCCTCCCCGACGGCCCGGCCTCGAAGCGGCTCACGGATCTCGTCCGGTTCTACGATCGCGGCGAGATGGACTTCGACGTCCAGCTCGTGCTGAAGAAGGAGGACGTACCCCCCTGCCGCGTGGGGAGCGGCGCCGACGCCGCGAGGCTCGGCCGGTCCGCCTGGCTGAAGGTCCGGCAATTCGACCGCGACGCCGCCGACGCGGTCCTGCGGCCGGGTTGA
- the tssK gene encoding type VI secretion system baseplate subunit TssK, protein MPKRPVHWFEGMFLKPHHFQAAERWTRERIRESEDWLQPHDWGVRSIEFDADAIANRTLRVTSCQARFKDGTTVSIPDEAALDPVELGPALARRERLMVYLAVPAWQPGRPNAQREAIEDAPRFLVGSLECPDENTGGDEEEIEFRNLQARLLLEDQLAPGFETLPIARIERAGSDQAPPRVDRSYVPPVLGLDAWRPLHDDVQALFRQVEAWIDQEASQVVGRKIAFDSQVLGDAERILRLSALNTAYAAWQGFLFTRGLHPLAMYGELCRLLGQLAIFGESRRPVKVPSYDHDDIGPCYAVVLAEIRRLLGSLGRVPFERRYFQLEGPRFQVALEPDWTLETTKLYIGVETAELTDAECDALMKSTDWKLGSGEQVETIFKSGGAGLGMKPLNRIPPALPGGVVYFEIVRNAEPWKDVVRTRMLGLRFKLERGKFLSAQMLALTNPTTQRTVNLQFAVFVVKSQ, encoded by the coding sequence ATGCCGAAACGGCCCGTGCACTGGTTCGAGGGGATGTTCCTCAAGCCCCACCATTTCCAGGCGGCCGAGCGCTGGACGCGCGAGCGGATCCGCGAGTCCGAGGACTGGCTGCAGCCCCACGACTGGGGCGTCCGCTCGATCGAGTTCGACGCCGACGCGATCGCCAACCGCACCTTGCGGGTGACCTCGTGCCAGGCGCGGTTCAAGGACGGCACGACCGTCTCGATCCCCGACGAGGCCGCGCTCGACCCGGTCGAGCTGGGCCCGGCCCTGGCCCGGCGCGAGCGGCTGATGGTCTACCTGGCCGTCCCCGCCTGGCAGCCCGGCCGGCCCAACGCCCAGCGCGAGGCGATCGAGGACGCGCCCCGGTTCCTCGTCGGCTCGCTGGAGTGCCCCGACGAGAACACCGGCGGCGACGAGGAGGAGATCGAGTTCCGCAACCTCCAGGCCCGGCTGCTGCTGGAGGATCAGCTCGCCCCCGGTTTCGAGACCCTCCCCATCGCCCGCATCGAGCGGGCCGGGAGCGACCAGGCCCCGCCCCGCGTCGACCGCTCGTACGTCCCGCCGGTCCTCGGCCTCGACGCCTGGCGGCCGCTGCACGACGACGTCCAGGCCCTCTTCCGGCAGGTGGAGGCCTGGATCGACCAGGAGGCCTCGCAGGTCGTCGGCCGCAAGATCGCGTTCGACAGCCAGGTCCTCGGCGACGCCGAGCGGATCCTGCGGCTCTCGGCCCTGAACACGGCTTACGCCGCCTGGCAGGGCTTCCTCTTCACGCGCGGGCTGCACCCGCTGGCGATGTACGGCGAACTCTGCCGGCTGCTCGGCCAGCTCGCGATCTTCGGCGAGAGCCGCCGGCCCGTCAAGGTGCCGAGCTACGACCACGACGACATCGGCCCGTGCTACGCGGTCGTCCTCGCCGAGATCCGCCGCCTGCTCGGGTCGCTGGGCCGCGTCCCGTTCGAGCGGCGGTATTTCCAGCTGGAAGGGCCCCGCTTCCAGGTCGCGCTCGAGCCCGACTGGACCCTGGAGACGACGAAGCTCTACATCGGGGTCGAGACCGCCGAACTGACCGACGCCGAGTGCGACGCCCTGATGAAGTCGACCGACTGGAAGCTGGGGAGCGGCGAGCAGGTCGAGACCATCTTCAAGAGCGGCGGCGCCGGCCTGGGCATGAAGCCGCTGAACCGGATACCCCCCGCGCTGCCGGGGGGCGTCGTCTACTTCGAGATCGTCCGCAACGCCGAGCCCTGGAAGGACGTCGTGCGGACCCGGATGCTCGGGCTGCGATTCAAGCTCGAACGCGGCAAGTTCCTCAGCGCGCAGATGCTGGCCCTCACCAACCCGACGACCCAACGCACGGTGAATCTCCAGTTCGCCGTGTTCGTGGTCAAGTCGCAATGA
- a CDS encoding DotU family type IV/VI secretion system protein — MTDGFADLVMPLFRKVLDLRRRLERGEARTLDDAMRQVQSWIDEAGRRAVTDPTLGRVFDEARYGLVAWIDEVLTDSEWGHSVGWGFEQHVLEWLTFRSHDRAWRFYEHAEDLDARGAFDPLEAYLVCVTLGFRGELAQDPDRMTDWVERIYARVGEGGSVESRPFPEEEPGAGLQPLRGPSLLVKVSALAAFTLLFTLAAYLFAIHHDYYSAG, encoded by the coding sequence ATGACGGACGGCTTCGCAGACCTGGTGATGCCCCTCTTCCGCAAGGTCCTCGACCTCCGACGGCGCCTGGAGCGCGGCGAGGCCCGCACGCTCGACGACGCGATGCGCCAGGTCCAGTCGTGGATCGACGAGGCGGGCCGACGCGCCGTCACCGATCCCACGCTGGGCCGCGTCTTCGACGAGGCGCGATACGGCCTCGTCGCCTGGATCGACGAGGTGCTGACCGATTCGGAGTGGGGCCATTCGGTGGGCTGGGGCTTCGAGCAGCACGTGCTGGAGTGGCTCACCTTCCGCAGCCACGACCGCGCGTGGCGGTTCTACGAGCACGCCGAGGACCTGGACGCCCGCGGGGCCTTCGACCCTCTCGAAGCCTATCTCGTGTGCGTCACGCTCGGGTTCCGGGGCGAGTTGGCCCAGGACCCCGATCGCATGACCGACTGGGTCGAACGCATCTATGCGCGCGTCGGCGAGGGGGGCTCCGTGGAGTCCCGGCCGTTCCCGGAAGAGGAACCCGGCGCCGGCCTGCAGCCGCTCCGGGGGCCGTCGCTGCTGGTGAAGGTCAGCGCGTTGGCCGCGTTCACGCTCCTGTTCACGCTGGCCGCGTACCTTTTCGCGATCCATCACGATTATTATTCGGCCGGTTGA
- a CDS encoding type VI secretion protein IcmF/TssM N-terminal domain-containing protein yields MLKSLLETHVLMVALGILAAVAAGLAFLWAKHPFRWILALLAIGWVGLVATYDFDGLDLDPRLPAEFARWLRPWALVLGLIVLGLAPHLVSTLLAGRGRKAPAQEGAAAGDLESALDEIDARLSQARYDAGGQEVFLLLAREETLAADMVRASGMNLFAAAPAAAEAPVHAYASADGLFLSCSGAASWGGSDGSGTSRLERLCGWIAGLNPEKPPIRGVAVLIPLDEATSPEALKTVGPLRNDLQVIQAGLKVRCPVIAVFCLRDGRSGFGEFAARMPAALRNNRCGFSTPASRPFDHAVAEKGFRWFVRWLQSWSLSLMAGDYPAREGNAKLVELNAAMRRDLPALGTFVEAAFSTHARAEPVLVRGCYVALCGAEPADQAFVAGLLKGPKSKMAADAKLATWAREAGRVDRSYRRAALTLAAASVALATLVWLLAIAPRLQAVSPGASSGLGWLAWAGLGVLAATWIGVLLSPKLRRSRPPATP; encoded by the coding sequence TTGCTCAAGTCGCTCCTCGAGACGCACGTGCTGATGGTGGCCCTGGGGATCCTCGCCGCGGTCGCCGCGGGCCTGGCCTTCCTCTGGGCCAAACATCCGTTCCGCTGGATCCTGGCGTTGCTGGCGATCGGCTGGGTCGGACTGGTCGCGACCTACGATTTCGACGGCCTCGACCTGGATCCTCGGCTCCCGGCCGAGTTCGCCCGCTGGCTGCGGCCGTGGGCCCTGGTGCTGGGGCTGATCGTGCTGGGCCTGGCCCCCCACCTGGTCTCGACTCTCCTCGCCGGCCGCGGCCGGAAGGCGCCTGCGCAGGAGGGCGCGGCGGCCGGCGACCTGGAATCGGCCCTCGACGAGATCGACGCCCGCCTGAGCCAGGCGCGATACGACGCCGGCGGCCAGGAAGTCTTCCTGCTGCTGGCGCGCGAAGAGACTCTGGCCGCCGACATGGTGCGGGCCTCGGGGATGAACCTGTTCGCCGCCGCCCCCGCCGCGGCCGAGGCGCCGGTCCACGCCTACGCCTCGGCCGACGGCCTCTTCCTGAGCTGCTCCGGGGCCGCGTCCTGGGGCGGATCGGACGGCTCGGGGACGTCGCGTCTCGAACGCCTCTGCGGCTGGATCGCCGGGCTCAACCCGGAGAAGCCGCCGATCCGCGGCGTCGCCGTGCTAATCCCCCTGGATGAGGCGACTTCGCCCGAGGCCCTGAAGACCGTCGGCCCCCTGCGTAACGACCTGCAGGTGATCCAGGCCGGGCTGAAGGTCCGCTGCCCCGTGATCGCCGTATTCTGCCTGCGGGACGGCCGCTCGGGGTTCGGCGAGTTCGCCGCCAGGATGCCCGCGGCGCTGCGCAACAACCGCTGCGGCTTCTCGACCCCGGCGTCGCGGCCCTTCGACCACGCCGTGGCCGAGAAGGGCTTCCGCTGGTTCGTCCGCTGGCTCCAGAGCTGGTCGCTGAGCCTGATGGCGGGGGACTACCCGGCGAGGGAAGGCAACGCGAAGCTCGTCGAGCTGAACGCCGCCATGCGTCGTGACCTGCCGGCGCTCGGCACGTTCGTCGAGGCGGCGTTCTCGACCCACGCGCGAGCCGAGCCCGTCCTGGTGCGCGGTTGCTACGTCGCCCTCTGCGGGGCCGAGCCCGCGGACCAGGCGTTCGTCGCGGGACTGCTGAAGGGTCCGAAGAGCAAGATGGCGGCCGACGCGAAGCTCGCGACCTGGGCCCGCGAGGCCGGGCGGGTCGACCGCTCATACCGGCGAGCCGCCCTGACGCTGGCCGCGGCGAGCGTCGCGCTGGCGACCCTCGTGTGGCTGCTGGCGATCGCCCCCCGGCTCCAGGCCGTCTCCCCAGGCGCGTCGAGCGGCCTGGGATGGCTCGCCTGGGCCGGCCTCGGGGTCTTGGCCGCGACCTGGATCGGCGTGCTGCTGTCTCCGAAACTCCGGCGGTCCAGGCCGCCGGCGACGCCCTGA